Proteins co-encoded in one Gleimia hominis genomic window:
- a CDS encoding YggT family protein, translated as MVLIGNIIQVLVSVYTLVLLARMILDWVQFFSQDWRPQGLILLVANVVYALTDPPLRWLRKRIPPLRLGAIALDVGFIVLFVGVIFIGNLAKYLF; from the coding sequence TTGGTATTAATCGGCAATATTATCCAGGTACTGGTCTCCGTGTACACCCTGGTTTTGCTGGCCCGGATGATCCTGGACTGGGTACAGTTTTTCTCCCAAGACTGGCGCCCTCAGGGTTTGATCCTTCTGGTGGCGAACGTCGTGTACGCGCTCACTGATCCGCCGTTGCGCTGGCTGCGGAAACGAATTCCTCCGCTGCGTCTGGGAGCGATCGCCTTGGACGTGGGCTTTATTGTGCTTTTTGTGGGGGTAATTTTTATAGGAAATTTGGCAAAATACCTGTTCTAG
- a CDS encoding cell division protein SepF: MSGALNQVMAKMGWRSYSDEEPEYYEDEAAYEPEEEYEPMTMLPRPEVVSSKQPDLSRIKTVRPASYEDARTIGEAFRDGIPVIVNLAGMSETESRRIVDFCAGVTFGLRGEIEVVGGEVLLLSPESVKIENDAVKASRSSSIFD, from the coding sequence ATGTCAGGTGCGCTGAACCAGGTAATGGCAAAAATGGGGTGGCGTAGCTACTCGGATGAAGAACCTGAATACTACGAAGATGAGGCGGCGTACGAACCCGAGGAGGAATACGAACCCATGACTATGCTTCCGCGCCCTGAAGTTGTGTCTTCAAAGCAACCAGATCTGAGTCGGATTAAAACAGTGCGGCCCGCTTCTTACGAAGATGCGCGCACAATTGGGGAGGCATTTCGTGACGGCATTCCCGTGATCGTGAACCTCGCTGGGATGAGCGAGACAGAGTCACGGAGAATCGTGGACTTCTGCGCTGGGGTAACGTTTGGTCTACGCGGAGAAATCGAAGTTGTGGGCGGCGAGGTACTATTGCTTTCTCCCGAGTCCGTGAAGATTGAGAACGACGCGGTTAAAGCGTCTCGTTCTTCCTCCATTTTTGATTAA
- the ftsZ gene encoding cell division protein FtsZ: MATATPNYLATIKVVGVGGGGTNAINRMIEAGLKGVEFIAMNTDTQALLMSDAEVKIDLGEELTRGLGAGADPTIGRKAAEANEDGIREALEGADMVFVTAGEGGGTGTGAAPVVARVAREEDALTVGVVTRPFAFEGNRRASQAESGIESLRKEVDTLIVIPNDRLLQISDRNVSYLDAFRMADEVLRSGVQGITDLITTPGEVNVDFADVKSVMKDAGSALMGIGSAQGEDRALRAAEAAIASPLLEASIDGAHGVLFFFQAASDIGLFEIQQAAMLVKESVHPEANIIFGSVTDDSLGDEVRVTVIAAGFDESQSSYTDPDEVFGSVKKAEKEKPAQAEKKPTEESTPERPLGTLPQPAHRAEQPVPTRSAFPSARPEKEKKRESDDSFVVPRIFDEDDDDDKGLDLPDFLR, encoded by the coding sequence GTGGCAACAGCAACACCGAACTACCTGGCAACGATCAAGGTTGTGGGCGTGGGTGGTGGCGGCACCAACGCAATCAACCGGATGATCGAAGCCGGTTTGAAAGGCGTGGAGTTCATTGCGATGAACACGGACACGCAAGCACTTCTCATGTCCGATGCGGAAGTGAAAATTGACCTCGGCGAAGAACTCACCCGCGGTCTCGGCGCTGGCGCTGACCCCACGATTGGCCGCAAAGCTGCCGAAGCCAACGAAGATGGAATCCGCGAAGCCCTCGAAGGTGCCGACATGGTGTTCGTTACCGCGGGGGAAGGCGGTGGCACCGGAACTGGCGCCGCGCCCGTAGTCGCGCGCGTGGCCCGCGAAGAAGACGCGCTCACCGTCGGGGTAGTTACGCGCCCATTCGCGTTCGAAGGAAACCGCCGGGCGTCACAAGCCGAATCTGGGATTGAATCGTTGCGCAAGGAAGTGGACACGCTGATCGTTATCCCCAACGACCGCCTCCTGCAGATTTCCGACCGGAACGTTTCGTATTTGGATGCGTTCCGCATGGCCGATGAGGTTCTGCGCTCAGGTGTGCAAGGTATAACCGACCTGATTACGACGCCCGGCGAGGTGAACGTCGACTTCGCAGACGTTAAGTCCGTCATGAAAGATGCGGGAAGTGCCCTCATGGGCATCGGCAGTGCGCAGGGCGAAGACCGCGCGCTCCGGGCAGCGGAAGCGGCAATCGCCTCGCCACTTCTGGAAGCCAGTATCGATGGTGCCCACGGGGTTCTGTTCTTCTTCCAAGCTGCATCTGACATTGGCCTGTTCGAGATTCAGCAAGCCGCGATGCTCGTCAAAGAATCCGTGCATCCGGAAGCAAATATTATTTTCGGTTCCGTCACCGACGATTCTTTGGGCGACGAAGTTCGCGTCACCGTTATCGCGGCTGGTTTCGACGAGAGTCAGAGTTCCTACACAGATCCCGATGAGGTATTCGGTTCTGTAAAGAAGGCGGAGAAAGAAAAACCCGCGCAAGCAGAGAAGAAACCGACCGAAGAGAGCACGCCGGAGCGGCCCCTGGGTACTCTTCCGCAGCCTGCGCACCGAGCTGAACAGCCTGTGCCAACGCGGTCCGCTTTCCCCTCAGCCCGGCCAGAAAAAGAGAAGAAACGCGAGTCGGACGACTCCTTTGTCGTTCCCCGGATTTTCGATGAGGACGACGATGACGACAAGGGGCTGGACCTGCCGGACTTCTTGCGCTGA
- a CDS encoding polyphenol oxidase family protein has translation MHTSSPDLDGARIGFTRIRTSVADGIDRPNYGLAVGDDPQAVLADRRSLAHLVGSPIVWMEQTHSDCVAVNPPADPRGKNAVQADAVIVASGAAAVQVADCVPILMSADRGRWVAAVHAGRRGIEQCIVGKAVRALRDLGAESISAWVGPCICGKCYEVDEKTFRACTQVLPVLQAQSRWGTRALDLRAGVNAQLNEAGVDNIHHREECTLETPDLHSYRRYAGCGRQVGWIQTSDL, from the coding sequence ATGCACACTAGCTCGCCCGACTTAGACGGTGCCCGCATCGGGTTCACGCGCATCCGTACTTCCGTTGCGGATGGTATCGACCGGCCCAACTACGGCCTCGCGGTCGGTGACGATCCGCAGGCCGTGCTTGCTGACCGGCGGTCCCTCGCGCACCTGGTGGGCAGTCCGATCGTGTGGATGGAGCAAACCCATTCCGACTGTGTCGCGGTGAACCCGCCTGCGGATCCGCGCGGCAAAAACGCGGTTCAAGCAGATGCGGTGATTGTTGCTTCGGGCGCGGCCGCGGTGCAGGTAGCGGACTGCGTCCCCATCCTCATGAGTGCCGATAGGGGCCGCTGGGTCGCAGCAGTACACGCGGGCCGCCGCGGTATCGAACAGTGCATTGTGGGCAAAGCCGTGCGGGCGTTGCGGGACCTGGGGGCAGAAAGCATCAGTGCCTGGGTTGGACCGTGTATTTGCGGCAAATGCTACGAGGTAGACGAAAAAACCTTTCGCGCGTGCACGCAGGTGCTACCGGTGTTGCAAGCGCAATCCCGGTGGGGGACGCGCGCGTTAGATTTGCGGGCGGGGGTGAATGCACAGCTAAACGAAGCTGGTGTTGATAACATCCATCACCGCGAAGAATGCACGTTAGAAACCCCTGACCTGCACTCTTACCGCAGATACGCCGGATGTGGCCGGCAGGTAGGGTGGATTCAAACCTCGGACCTGTAA
- a CDS encoding cell division protein FtsQ/DivIB yields the protein MRRPRGPRSSNRTTRTPGDDRERRDNTGAEGTKGKQPAQESLKSRMQARLRTQKNYLPAPSASEAFSSKKKVPELSRYRDERKRAKTRAAFSRIGIAALVAVMLLAAVWAVFFSPIFALNMNQVKVAVSDSSVPADTIRAQVRTFEGIPITRLSTTTVAQKVEEINRVKQVTVRRAGIHGLTVNVQTRKPAVAVAQGEAWLVLDTDGVQIDAVKDPPKNLPRAQVDAGSKQERRAAIDLITSVQTQLPGELMQRVKVFVASASHLDIQTDDGKTIKWGDSSNSKTKAQVALVLMKQRPAETYDVSAPSRPVTS from the coding sequence ATGAGGCGACCGCGTGGGCCGCGCAGCAGCAACCGCACCACTCGCACACCCGGGGATGACCGGGAGCGGCGCGATAATACGGGGGCGGAGGGAACTAAAGGAAAGCAGCCTGCCCAAGAGTCGCTGAAATCACGTATGCAGGCTAGGCTCCGAACCCAGAAGAACTATCTTCCAGCGCCGAGCGCATCGGAGGCGTTTTCCAGTAAGAAGAAAGTGCCGGAACTGTCGCGCTACCGTGACGAACGCAAGCGAGCGAAGACACGCGCAGCATTTTCCCGCATCGGGATTGCCGCACTCGTTGCAGTGATGCTACTGGCCGCGGTGTGGGCAGTCTTTTTCTCACCGATCTTCGCGTTAAACATGAATCAAGTAAAGGTAGCGGTCTCTGACTCGTCCGTGCCGGCAGATACTATTCGCGCGCAAGTTCGAACGTTCGAAGGTATACCCATTACACGCCTATCCACAACTACGGTGGCGCAGAAGGTAGAGGAAATAAACCGAGTGAAGCAAGTGACTGTGCGTCGCGCGGGCATACACGGCTTGACGGTGAACGTGCAGACGCGAAAACCAGCGGTCGCAGTAGCCCAGGGGGAGGCATGGTTGGTGCTCGACACCGACGGCGTACAAATAGACGCGGTTAAAGACCCACCGAAGAATCTGCCGCGCGCCCAAGTGGATGCGGGCTCGAAGCAAGAACGCCGTGCCGCCATTGACCTAATTACTTCCGTGCAGACGCAACTACCGGGGGAACTTATGCAGCGGGTGAAAGTGTTTGTCGCATCCGCCTCGCACCTGGATATTCAAACAGATGACGGCAAGACGATAAAGTGGGGCGATAGCAGTAATTCGAAAACGAAGGCACAGGTGGCGCTCGTGTTAATGAAGCAGCGGCCCGCAGAAACGTACGATGTGAGTGCGCCTTCTAGACCTGTAACCAGTTAG